In one window of Candidatus Binatia bacterium DNA:
- a CDS encoding MFS transporter, with translation MTPYLWALLGMLLSATVFDAFNVAILSTVAPQIQQLYQLNHTEWGLVNLVIRVGAIISFFVLALADRFGRRPIITLTIFGYAAFTGLTAFAADVYSFTLWQFCARIFLAAEFALALIIIGEEYPTRLRSFGVSLLAGMGAFGTILSFLTARWVLTHYDWRTMYLLGLVPVALVVLVRLGMRETHRFEQLKNDGHVKQSWRAQLAALKVPFQRRYRARSLLVTLIWNCNHLVTSPAVTFWTIHAARNLGFSPQDYTVVVAGAYIVGFLLGAPLAGFLMNRLGRRLSCALYYFGAAGFIFALFMVPTPSVALQTALMSACIVCFLGANSVTATYATELFPTEIRATGYSWTTNLFGRITEMVTPLLIGLLADRIGIPLSVGIMAIGPVIGALLVLRYAPETSGKTLEQIAQELDQAALGKPSTPSLTHRAKP, from the coding sequence ATGACGCCCTATCTCTGGGCGCTGCTCGGGATGCTGCTTTCGGCCACGGTGTTCGATGCTTTCAACGTGGCCATTCTTTCTACCGTGGCGCCGCAAATTCAGCAGCTTTACCAGCTCAACCACACCGAGTGGGGCTTAGTGAATCTCGTGATTCGCGTTGGCGCAATCATCTCCTTCTTCGTGCTCGCCCTGGCGGATCGTTTCGGACGACGGCCCATCATTACGCTGACCATCTTCGGCTACGCAGCCTTTACGGGCCTTACCGCGTTTGCTGCCGACGTGTACAGCTTCACCCTGTGGCAGTTTTGTGCGCGCATCTTTCTAGCCGCTGAGTTTGCGCTCGCGCTCATCATCATTGGCGAAGAATATCCTACTCGGCTGCGTAGCTTTGGCGTCTCCCTGCTTGCCGGCATGGGGGCGTTCGGAACCATCCTCTCGTTCCTCACTGCCCGCTGGGTGCTCACGCACTACGATTGGCGCACTATGTACTTGCTCGGGCTCGTGCCGGTGGCACTGGTGGTGCTGGTGCGCCTGGGGATGCGCGAGACCCACCGCTTCGAGCAGCTCAAGAACGACGGGCACGTGAAACAGTCTTGGCGTGCGCAGTTGGCCGCGCTCAAGGTGCCGTTCCAGCGCCGCTATCGCGCGCGGTCGTTGCTCGTCACCCTCATTTGGAACTGCAACCACCTCGTAACTTCGCCCGCGGTGACGTTCTGGACCATCCACGCGGCGCGCAACTTAGGCTTCTCGCCGCAGGACTACACCGTCGTCGTTGCCGGGGCTTACATTGTTGGTTTCCTGCTCGGTGCGCCGCTCGCAGGTTTTCTCATGAATCGGCTGGGTCGGCGGCTATCGTGTGCGCTGTATTACTTTGGCGCCGCCGGTTTCATCTTCGCGCTGTTCATGGTGCCCACCCCGAGCGTGGCGCTGCAGACAGCGCTCATGTCGGCGTGCATTGTGTGCTTCCTCGGAGCAAACTCCGTTACCGCCACCTATGCCACCGAGCTTTTTCCCACCGAGATTCGCGCCACGGGGTACAGTTGGACAACGAACTTGTTCGGGCGCATCACGGAAATGGTCACACCTTTGTTGATCGGGCTCTTGGCCGACCGCATCGGCATCCCGCTGTCGGTCGGTATCATGGCCATCGGCCCCGTCATAGGCGCGCTGCTCGTCTTGCGCTACGCCCCCGAGACCAGCGGCAAGACCCTTGAACAAATCGCCCAGGAACTCGACCAAGCCGCCCTAGGCAAGCCCTCCACACCATCGCTGACCCACCGCGCCAAGCCGTAG
- a CDS encoding HAMP domain-containing histidine kinase → MPESSGKRPGGPKRASRKPPENLRAWLSLADLVWPWRWQPPGAWRAGTPNSRDFLGRRVEPGSEYETVAGWMIPEERDTLLQALERAREGTAVRVNVRMRHQGGSEHEVCVLALPSQPGARDEVTLVFLVAGPSPAPSTRSLVHDVARGSTHQGYVQQVTGLLSSLRDTVGCETVELVLHGALGGECAVYASAEQGAEGSPRVEEPRGAFEQQEQELSLGLGTQPPASVRLRGLPASAHGARWRSPAVEELLRRLEAVVTEWALTAQQALWQRLLGLLHAAQAARSDPERPSLQELCSAVAAACGAERAHVWIVDERMKVCRLAAQWGFAAEESAALQVLEVPAHLLPLEDNLPVQAVREPIAPPRDFDAPGVAAQLCLRLDERGVLLLDWCAEAPAPHTALLEVVRLVASLWFAATQFAFEAQQAARLKSDFVATMSHELRTPLNTLMGYTDLLACGEFGPLTPEQTEVLERMGYSARELLDLINATLDFGRFESQQVALEIESVSLAALLDEIDRELAHHRRRRSLSFAVTVEAGAAQVQTDREKLKLVLKNLVANAIKFTERGGVEVHARREGAEIEITVKDTGVGIDPTVLPVIFEPFRQGEPAATRRFGGVGLGLYVVRRLLDLLGGSITVESQPGQGSTFRVRLAADPRSPA, encoded by the coding sequence ATGCCGGAGAGCTCAGGGAAGCGACCAGGGGGGCCGAAGCGGGCGAGTCGAAAGCCCCCGGAAAACTTGCGCGCGTGGCTTTCCTTGGCGGATTTGGTTTGGCCCTGGCGCTGGCAGCCGCCGGGGGCTTGGCGCGCGGGCACGCCAAACTCCAGGGATTTTCTCGGGCGCCGCGTAGAACCGGGCTCGGAATACGAGACGGTGGCCGGCTGGATGATCCCGGAGGAACGAGACACTTTGCTGCAGGCGCTCGAGCGCGCACGCGAGGGAACGGCGGTGCGGGTGAACGTGCGCATGCGCCACCAAGGCGGCTCCGAACACGAAGTTTGTGTGCTGGCACTGCCTTCCCAGCCAGGAGCGCGCGACGAGGTGACCCTCGTGTTCCTCGTCGCCGGCCCGAGCCCGGCGCCGTCGACCCGCTCGCTTGTGCACGATGTCGCGCGCGGCTCGACCCACCAGGGATATGTGCAGCAGGTTACCGGCTTATTGTCGTCGCTGCGGGATACGGTGGGCTGCGAAACCGTAGAGTTGGTGTTGCACGGCGCGCTCGGCGGCGAGTGTGCGGTGTACGCTTCAGCGGAGCAGGGAGCGGAGGGTAGCCCGCGGGTGGAAGAGCCGCGGGGAGCGTTCGAGCAACAGGAGCAGGAACTTTCCCTTGGGTTGGGGACACAGCCACCAGCCTCCGTTCGCCTGCGCGGGCTTCCGGCCAGCGCCCATGGTGCCAGGTGGCGGTCGCCCGCGGTGGAGGAGTTGTTGCGCCGACTCGAAGCAGTCGTCACCGAATGGGCGCTCACTGCCCAGCAGGCGCTTTGGCAACGGCTCCTCGGTCTTTTGCACGCGGCACAGGCAGCGCGATCGGATCCCGAGCGACCCTCGCTGCAGGAGCTTTGCTCCGCGGTGGCGGCAGCGTGTGGGGCGGAGCGAGCGCACGTGTGGATTGTCGACGAGCGAATGAAAGTTTGCCGCTTGGCAGCGCAGTGGGGTTTTGCTGCTGAGGAAAGTGCCGCCCTGCAGGTCCTGGAGGTGCCAGCGCACCTGTTGCCCCTCGAAGATAACCTCCCCGTACAAGCGGTGCGCGAGCCGATTGCCCCGCCGCGCGATTTCGACGCGCCCGGAGTAGCAGCGCAGCTTTGTTTGCGGCTCGATGAGCGCGGGGTGTTGCTTTTGGACTGGTGTGCGGAGGCTCCGGCTCCGCACACCGCGTTGCTCGAAGTTGTGCGCTTGGTGGCCTCCCTGTGGTTTGCAGCCACGCAATTTGCCTTCGAAGCGCAGCAAGCGGCGCGCCTCAAGTCGGATTTCGTCGCCACGATGTCGCACGAATTGCGCACGCCGCTCAACACGCTCATGGGCTACACCGATCTGCTTGCCTGTGGAGAATTCGGCCCACTCACACCGGAGCAGACGGAAGTGCTCGAGCGCATGGGCTACAGCGCGCGCGAGCTGCTCGATCTCATCAACGCCACGCTCGATTTTGGCCGCTTCGAGAGCCAGCAGGTGGCGTTGGAGATCGAATCCGTGTCGCTCGCTGCGTTGCTCGACGAGATCGATCGTGAGCTTGCCCACCACCGCCGCCGCCGCAGCCTGTCGTTTGCTGTCACGGTGGAAGCGGGCGCGGCGCAGGTGCAAACCGATCGCGAGAAGCTCAAGCTCGTGCTCAAAAATCTTGTGGCTAACGCCATCAAATTCACCGAACGGGGCGGCGTCGAGGTACATGCGCGGCGGGAAGGTGCAGAGATCGAGATCACTGTGAAGGATACAGGCGTGGGGATCGACCCGACGGTGCTGCCGGTGATTTTCGAGCCGTTTCGGCAAGGCGAGCCGGCAGCCACGCGTCGTTTCGGCGGTGTCGGACTCGGCTTGTACGTGGTGCGGCGCCTGCTCGACTTGTTAGGCGGATCGATCACCGTGGAGTCGCAACCAGGGCAGGGTTCCACGTTCCGGGTTCGCCTGGCGGCGGATCCGCGCTCGCCCGCCTGA
- a CDS encoding acetoacetate decarboxylase family protein — protein MGLGFLSVPQAVVPISTGPIEVPILYRQARSVLAVFPVDPAVLEPVLEPVGLQAVPVFSGRPVIVVAFFDYRDTTIGPYHEAAAAAVVVPRGMASPQHPLLDLLLPVRWRRLGLYIFDLPVTTPVANAAGRELWGLPKFVTDIPIAWEGERSEASVCDPVSGEPMVTLVGYAAGGSRLPLRSLFLYSWLGPALVRTEVDLRGMASVLRSPTFHLHLGARLQPMAQCLAILGLDSAMPALVQLAPSFQARLNLGRRVPLPQAVEARAEAQPRAA, from the coding sequence ATGGGTTTGGGATTCCTCTCGGTTCCGCAAGCGGTGGTGCCCATCAGCACCGGGCCGATCGAGGTTCCGATTCTTTACCGGCAGGCGCGGTCGGTGCTGGCGGTATTCCCGGTAGACCCTGCGGTACTCGAACCTGTGTTGGAACCAGTTGGACTGCAGGCAGTACCGGTGTTCTCGGGCCGACCGGTGATCGTGGTCGCCTTCTTTGACTATCGTGACACGACCATCGGCCCGTATCACGAGGCCGCTGCCGCCGCGGTAGTGGTGCCCCGGGGCATGGCGAGCCCCCAGCACCCGCTGCTGGACCTTCTCCTTCCCGTCCGCTGGCGGCGGCTCGGGCTTTACATCTTCGACCTTCCAGTGACGACGCCAGTGGCGAATGCGGCGGGCCGGGAGCTTTGGGGGCTCCCGAAGTTCGTGACCGACATTCCCATTGCGTGGGAGGGTGAGCGGTCGGAGGCGTCTGTGTGCGACCCGGTGAGCGGGGAGCCGATGGTCACGCTGGTAGGCTATGCGGCCGGAGGTAGCCGCCTGCCGTTGCGTTCGCTGTTCCTGTATAGCTGGCTGGGCCCAGCGCTTGTGCGCACGGAGGTCGATTTGCGCGGTATGGCGAGCGTACTGCGCAGCCCAACGTTCCACCTGCATCTGGGTGCGCGGCTGCAGCCGATGGCCCAATGCCTGGCAATCTTGGGGCTCGATAGCGCGATGCCAGCGTTGGTCCAGCTTGCGCCATCCTTCCAAGCGCGGCTCAACCTGGGCCGGCGAGTGCCTTTGCCGCAAGCTGTCGAGGCCCGTGCAGAAGCGCAGCCGCGCGCGGCTTGA
- a CDS encoding enoyl-CoA hydratase translates to MDFQHLRTEGGAISRVTLWRPERRNALSMAMMDELIAAFETLAEAPQTRVIVLAGEGPAFCAGHDLREMQGRDAGFYRALFDRCTRLMETIQTVPQPVIARVHGMATAAGCQLVASCDLAVAADTASFATPGVRIGLFCSTPMVALTRAIGRKRAMEMLLTGMTIDANTACAWGLVNRVVPLAQLDSAVEELAARIVEASPRTVGLGKQAFYRQIELDQHQAYAYAKEVMSLNALASDAQEGMAAFLEKRPARWSGR, encoded by the coding sequence ATGGATTTCCAACACCTGCGCACCGAAGGCGGTGCTATCTCTCGTGTCACCCTTTGGCGGCCCGAGCGCCGTAACGCCCTGTCGATGGCCATGATGGACGAGTTGATTGCGGCCTTCGAAACGCTGGCCGAAGCGCCGCAAACTCGTGTGATCGTGCTCGCCGGCGAGGGGCCCGCGTTTTGCGCTGGCCACGATCTTCGCGAAATGCAGGGGCGCGATGCTGGCTTCTACCGCGCCCTGTTCGACCGGTGCACGCGTCTGATGGAGACCATTCAAACCGTTCCCCAACCAGTGATTGCGCGCGTGCACGGCATGGCCACGGCGGCCGGGTGTCAACTGGTCGCGAGTTGCGACTTGGCGGTGGCCGCCGACACGGCCAGTTTTGCCACTCCCGGCGTGCGCATCGGGCTCTTTTGCAGCACACCCATGGTTGCATTGACTCGCGCCATCGGGCGTAAACGGGCAATGGAAATGTTGCTCACGGGAATGACGATCGATGCAAACACTGCTTGTGCGTGGGGCTTGGTGAACCGTGTGGTGCCGCTCGCGCAACTCGACAGCGCCGTCGAGGAGCTGGCAGCGCGCATCGTCGAGGCGAGCCCGCGCACCGTCGGTCTCGGCAAGCAGGCGTTTTACCGGCAAATCGAGCTCGACCAGCACCAGGCATATGCCTACGCGAAGGAAGTGATGAGCCTGAACGCGCTGGCGAGCGATGCGCAAGAGGGCATGGCCGCGTTTCTCGAAAAGCGCCCTGCGCGGTGGAGCGGGCGCTAA
- a CDS encoding OmpA family protein: protein MGPRPEDLGPRQDPEERFAENIRWLSYGFSVRYAFAEAEPPPPLAPPPPAPTPAAAQPAPPLPPPSKRKVVLRSVYFEFDQARIQPESRVVLDEAYGILRDEPEIRVRAEGHTDSVGSEDYNLRLSQRRAEAVRTYLIGKGIAPQRIEAVSFGESRPVASNDTPEGRAQNRRVELHVIE, encoded by the coding sequence ATGGGGCCGCGGCCGGAAGATTTGGGTCCCCGGCAGGATCCCGAGGAGCGCTTCGCCGAGAACATCCGCTGGCTCTCGTATGGCTTTTCCGTGCGCTACGCCTTTGCTGAGGCTGAGCCACCACCACCCCTAGCACCGCCGCCTCCCGCGCCCACACCCGCTGCGGCTCAGCCGGCGCCACCGTTACCGCCGCCGAGCAAACGGAAAGTGGTGCTGCGCAGCGTGTATTTCGAGTTCGATCAAGCGCGCATCCAACCGGAATCGCGCGTCGTGCTCGACGAAGCTTACGGCATCTTGCGCGACGAGCCGGAAATCCGCGTGCGTGCCGAGGGACACACCGACTCCGTCGGCTCGGAGGATTACAACTTGCGGCTCAGCCAGCGGCGCGCTGAGGCGGTGCGCACGTACCTGATCGGTAAGGGCATTGCTCCGCAACGCATCGAGGCGGTGAGTTTCGGGGAATCGCGCCCGGTGGCGAGCAACGACACTCCCGAAGGCCGCGCGCAAAACCGCCGCGTCGAGCTCCACGTGATTGAGTAG
- a CDS encoding acyl-CoA dehydrogenase family protein, which yields MGFQRRGTLPMLIFIEELAAVSPGLATLLGAHYLGVMPILLSFDLAAQRRVLRPLCERLRAGEPAICAFAITEPEAGSDVEDPVGGEYARLATTARRVAGGYVLNGRKCFISGGNLAALTTVFAALEPDHGIRGWTCFAVPMSSPGVQVVHVEDKMGQRISPAAELCFDEVFVPDSHRIGRERSGWQLNPATLDLSRPLVGGIALGGARTAIHESLAWAERSGLAGDRFLQHEIARLIGAYAAAHALVVRAVGMIPPLPEWSAMAKFFATDTAMKIVSQVMDWMGLEASLSGCRVERLYRDIRLTQIYEGTNEINRLAVFERKNHGQPWSWPDGV from the coding sequence ATGGGGTTCCAACGCCGTGGCACGCTACCGATGCTGATCTTCATAGAGGAACTGGCTGCCGTCTCTCCCGGGTTGGCCACACTGCTCGGTGCGCACTACCTCGGTGTGATGCCAATTTTGCTGTCGTTCGACTTGGCTGCACAGCGGCGCGTGTTGCGCCCTTTGTGCGAACGCCTACGGGCTGGAGAGCCGGCAATTTGTGCTTTCGCGATTACCGAGCCGGAGGCTGGCTCCGACGTGGAAGATCCCGTCGGAGGCGAGTACGCTCGCCTGGCAACAACGGCTCGCCGGGTAGCGGGAGGCTACGTATTGAACGGGCGCAAGTGCTTCATTTCGGGAGGCAACTTGGCAGCGCTGACAACAGTGTTTGCCGCTCTCGAACCTGACCACGGGATTCGCGGCTGGACCTGTTTCGCGGTTCCGATGAGCAGCCCCGGGGTGCAAGTTGTTCATGTGGAGGACAAGATGGGGCAGCGAATCAGCCCAGCGGCAGAGCTTTGCTTCGACGAGGTCTTCGTTCCTGATAGCCACCGCATCGGGCGCGAGCGATCCGGTTGGCAGCTCAATCCGGCGACGCTCGATTTATCGCGACCGCTCGTGGGCGGAATTGCCCTCGGTGGAGCGCGCACGGCCATTCACGAGTCCTTGGCTTGGGCGGAGCGCTCCGGCTTGGCGGGCGATCGATTCCTTCAGCACGAAATCGCTCGGTTGATCGGTGCGTATGCCGCGGCCCATGCGCTCGTCGTGCGTGCCGTGGGGATGATCCCGCCGCTTCCGGAGTGGTCTGCGATGGCCAAGTTTTTTGCGACCGACACGGCCATGAAGATCGTGTCGCAAGTGATGGACTGGATGGGCCTGGAGGCCAGTTTGAGCGGCTGTCGCGTGGAGCGGCTCTATCGGGACATTCGTTTGACGCAAATTTACGAGGGGACGAACGAGATTAACCGGCTGGCTGTGTTCGAACGAAAAAACCACGGCCAGCCTTGGTCGTGGCCGGACGGTGTGTGA
- a CDS encoding class I SAM-dependent rRNA methyltransferase has product MDYPVVHLKPGRESALKEGHPWVFAGAVANPEAIAEPGQIVEVRAADDRLLGVGTAHPRCTIAVRVFTREREALDVAFFTRRLSAALELRNPLLRSGKTNAYRLVNGEGDCLPGFVVDVYGATAVVQCLTAGAERLKPLLVQALSATLPLRCIFERSSGAVRREEGLEDARGCLWGEMPELPLEVREHDHRFCVDIETGQKTGFFLDQRDNRALAGELAFDREVLNAFAYTGAFSVYAAAGGARRVVSVESSRRAAALIERHWQVNGLATPHEVVVDDVFTYLRNTSETFDLIVLDPPALVKRRPELSRGTRAYYDLHTWALRRGKTPAWLLTFSCSQHVTLPWFAHTLERAAAVTGRVVQVVRTLGPGIDHPTLISHPEGNYLKGLLVHVQ; this is encoded by the coding sequence ATGGACTACCCAGTGGTACACCTGAAGCCCGGGCGAGAGAGCGCGCTCAAGGAAGGGCACCCGTGGGTGTTTGCCGGCGCCGTCGCCAATCCTGAAGCCATCGCAGAGCCCGGGCAAATTGTGGAGGTGAGAGCCGCCGACGATCGCCTCCTCGGTGTGGGCACCGCTCACCCGCGCTGCACGATTGCGGTGCGCGTGTTCACGCGGGAGCGGGAGGCACTTGACGTTGCCTTCTTCACCCGCCGCTTGTCGGCAGCGTTGGAACTGCGCAACCCGCTGCTGCGGAGCGGCAAGACAAATGCGTATCGGCTCGTCAACGGCGAGGGCGACTGTTTGCCTGGATTCGTTGTCGATGTGTACGGAGCGACGGCTGTGGTGCAGTGCCTGACCGCGGGCGCAGAACGGCTCAAGCCCCTGCTGGTGCAGGCGCTCTCTGCCACTCTGCCTCTCCGCTGTATTTTCGAACGCAGTAGCGGTGCCGTGCGGCGCGAAGAAGGTTTGGAAGATGCCCGCGGTTGTTTGTGGGGCGAAATGCCAGAGTTGCCGCTCGAAGTCCGCGAGCACGACCACCGCTTTTGCGTGGATATCGAAACTGGTCAAAAAACTGGCTTTTTCCTCGATCAACGAGACAACCGGGCGCTGGCCGGCGAGCTCGCGTTCGATCGCGAGGTGTTGAACGCCTTTGCCTACACCGGCGCCTTTTCTGTGTACGCCGCCGCGGGCGGCGCGCGGCGCGTGGTGTCGGTGGAAAGCTCGCGGCGCGCGGCAGCGCTGATCGAACGGCATTGGCAAGTCAATGGGTTGGCCACGCCGCACGAGGTAGTCGTCGACGACGTGTTCACCTACCTGCGCAACACCAGCGAGACCTTCGATCTCATCGTGCTCGATCCGCCGGCGCTGGTAAAACGGCGGCCTGAGCTATCGCGCGGCACGCGCGCCTATTACGACTTGCACACCTGGGCGCTGCGCCGGGGGAAAACACCAGCTTGGTTGCTCACGTTTAGTTGCTCGCAGCATGTTACGCTGCCATGGTTTGCCCACACGCTCGAACGCGCAGCGGCAGTCACGGGGAGAGTCGTGCAGGTCGTACGCACACTCGGGCCGGGGATCGACCACCCGACCTTGATTTCTCACCCGGAAGGCAATTACCTCAAGGGTCTACTCGTGCACGTGCAGTGA
- a CDS encoding NAD(P)H-quinone oxidoreductase — MKAVVCDRPGAEYVLRIEEVPAPDLGPEDIRIRVFTTSVNRADILQRQGLYPPPPGASPILGLECAGEVAEVGSEVRGWKVGERVMALLAGGGYAEEVVVHHGSVLPVPSCLSWEEAGAFPEVFLTAFLNLFLLGHVPPGGRALVHGGGSGVGTAATTLLKLRNVQVFVTAGGEEKCRRCRDHGADVAIDYRSQAFADVVREVTRGEGVHVVLDHIGAKYLEGNLNSLANDGRLVIIGLMGGAKAELNLAPLLTRRLSIFGSTLRTRSVADKARIVSAFREQFGRELEAGQIRPVIDSVFPLERVAEAHRRVQSSQHFGKVALRVRP; from the coding sequence ATGAAGGCTGTCGTGTGCGATCGGCCGGGAGCCGAATACGTGCTCCGGATCGAAGAGGTGCCGGCTCCGGATCTCGGTCCGGAAGACATCCGCATCCGCGTGTTCACCACCTCGGTGAACCGCGCGGACATCTTGCAACGACAAGGGCTTTACCCACCACCACCGGGGGCATCACCGATTCTCGGGTTGGAGTGTGCGGGAGAAGTCGCCGAGGTCGGCAGCGAAGTTCGCGGCTGGAAGGTGGGCGAGCGTGTCATGGCCCTTCTCGCAGGCGGTGGCTACGCCGAGGAGGTCGTCGTGCATCATGGGAGCGTGCTCCCAGTTCCCTCCTGCCTCAGTTGGGAAGAAGCCGGAGCCTTTCCGGAGGTATTTCTCACCGCGTTTTTAAACCTGTTCCTGCTCGGACATGTGCCGCCTGGCGGCAGAGCGCTCGTGCACGGCGGTGGCAGCGGCGTGGGAACGGCAGCGACCACACTCCTCAAACTTCGGAACGTGCAAGTGTTCGTGACCGCCGGCGGCGAAGAAAAATGCCGGCGTTGCCGGGATCACGGTGCCGATGTCGCCATCGACTATCGTAGCCAAGCGTTTGCCGACGTCGTCCGGGAAGTGACCCGCGGTGAGGGTGTACACGTAGTGCTCGATCACATTGGCGCCAAGTATCTCGAGGGCAATTTAAATTCCCTGGCGAACGATGGTCGCCTCGTCATCATCGGGCTTATGGGCGGCGCCAAGGCCGAACTGAATCTCGCACCCCTGCTCACCCGCCGCCTCAGTATTTTCGGATCGACGCTGCGCACCCGCTCCGTCGCAGACAAGGCGCGGATTGTTTCTGCGTTTCGCGAGCAATTCGGCAGAGAATTGGAGGCCGGTCAAATCCGCCCGGTGATCGATTCCGTGTTCCCGCTGGAACGAGTCGCCGAGGCCCACCGCCGCGTGCAGTCGAGCCAGCACTTCGGTAAGGTGGCATTGCGCGTGCGTCCGTAG
- a CDS encoding patatin-like phospholipase family protein produces MHGNQTTRTAIVLSGGGARGAYEAGVLAYLLEELPLKLGRRVRFELITGTSVGAVHAVYLAAHQDDADVARRLRQVWLSLSLDRVFTPRRLGDLVRAPLRLLGLGEQPPPLPPTRGGVPERLPGLFDTGWLEDIILTNIDWARLRERIDSGALDALALAATEIATGRSVVFIDRGGRPLVPWSYDPFVVARATQIGPAHALASAAIPLFFPALRIDRTYYCDGGLRLNTPLAPAVRLGADRILVVSLRHSRPPAEEDRLARKREAAYNSLSYLAGKALNALLIDRVEQDLQRLRALNAIFEKGTALYGSDFLQRLNAALGADRSSPYRIVRDFLIHPSRDLGEVAAECMRHRSRASSMREWLSRNLAWAVSRGTIGEADLLSYVYFDSCYAAHLIELGWKDAAAAEQELVRFFGAETS; encoded by the coding sequence ATGCATGGGAACCAGACAACGCGAACGGCGATTGTACTGTCCGGCGGTGGTGCGCGCGGCGCATACGAGGCGGGTGTGCTCGCCTACCTACTCGAGGAACTGCCCCTGAAGCTGGGACGCCGAGTACGATTCGAACTGATCACCGGGACCAGTGTTGGCGCGGTACACGCGGTTTACCTGGCCGCGCACCAAGACGACGCGGATGTGGCGCGGCGGCTCCGTCAGGTATGGCTGTCGTTGTCGCTCGACCGCGTGTTCACTCCGCGGCGGCTTGGCGATTTGGTGCGGGCACCGTTGCGGCTTCTCGGCTTGGGAGAGCAGCCTCCACCATTGCCGCCCACCCGCGGCGGAGTTCCGGAAAGACTTCCGGGCTTGTTCGACACTGGCTGGCTCGAAGACATCATCTTGACCAATATCGACTGGGCACGGCTGCGCGAGCGCATCGACTCCGGAGCTTTGGATGCTCTCGCTTTGGCGGCGACGGAGATTGCCACCGGCCGTTCGGTGGTGTTCATCGACCGTGGGGGTCGGCCTTTGGTTCCTTGGAGCTACGATCCCTTTGTTGTCGCCCGCGCGACACAAATTGGGCCTGCCCATGCACTGGCCTCGGCCGCAATCCCGCTGTTCTTCCCCGCGCTGCGGATCGATCGTACGTATTACTGCGATGGCGGCCTGCGTTTGAACACGCCACTTGCGCCTGCGGTTCGCTTGGGTGCGGATCGGATCTTGGTCGTCAGCTTGCGCCACAGTCGCCCGCCTGCCGAGGAGGATCGCTTGGCGAGAAAACGGGAGGCCGCTTACAATAGCCTATCGTATCTGGCCGGTAAGGCGCTCAACGCCTTGCTGATCGATCGGGTGGAGCAAGACCTGCAGCGCCTCCGCGCGCTCAATGCCATTTTCGAGAAAGGAACGGCGCTCTACGGAAGCGACTTCCTGCAACGCTTGAACGCAGCCTTGGGTGCGGACCGCAGTAGCCCATATCGCATCGTCCGCGACTTTCTGATCCACCCGTCGCGCGACCTCGGCGAAGTCGCCGCGGAGTGCATGCGCCATCGCTCGCGGGCTTCGTCGATGCGTGAGTGGCTGAGCCGCAATTTGGCCTGGGCGGTGAGTCGCGGCACGATCGGCGAGGCCGATTTGCTGTCATACGTGTACTTCGATTCGTGCTACGCTGCCCATCTCATCGAGCTGGGCTGGAAAGACGCTGCTGCTGCCGAACAGGAGCTCGTTCGCTTCTTTGGTGCAGAGACGAGCTGA
- a CDS encoding nuclear transport factor 2 family protein, which translates to MDPARTWQELLDLEAIKQLKYRYLRHLDLKEWEQLRECFSTDARAAYADGEYSFDGRDAIVNFLREVLGSTDRLSLHRCHHPEIQFDGAERARGRWALDDLVIDRRSGTVLQGAAYYEDEYVRVGGDWRIAFTSYRRVFEQIWQEKDMPSLIRRVPWWEKDQPS; encoded by the coding sequence ATGGACCCAGCCCGCACTTGGCAGGAACTGCTCGACTTGGAAGCGATCAAACAACTCAAATACCGCTACTTGCGCCACTTGGATTTGAAAGAGTGGGAGCAGTTGCGGGAGTGCTTCTCGACGGACGCTCGTGCCGCTTATGCCGACGGGGAGTACTCGTTCGACGGCCGCGATGCCATCGTGAACTTCCTGCGCGAGGTGCTCGGATCGACGGATCGGCTTTCGTTGCACCGCTGCCATCATCCGGAAATTCAGTTCGACGGTGCTGAGCGGGCGCGCGGACGGTGGGCGTTAGACGATTTGGTTATCGACCGCCGCAGCGGCACCGTGCTGCAAGGTGCTGCGTATTACGAAGACGAGTACGTGCGCGTGGGCGGCGACTGGAGAATTGCGTTCACGAGTTACCGGCGCGTGTTCGAGCAGATCTGGCAGGAAAAGGACATGCCGAGCCTGATCCGCCGGGTGCCGTGGTGGGAAAAAGACCAGCCGAGTTGA